In Rhodothermales bacterium, the DNA window ATAAGTGACGCGTTATGGGAGTACGGATACCTCGATGGTGGCGGCAAACACCGGGAATATGGTGGCAAGCATCTGGGTGTGTTCCGTAACACAATTTTGCCGTGCGAATCCGGTGGCGAACTCGACCCCCACCTTGCCCATAATCGCGGCTCCGGCGACCATGGCCGAGCTCAGGTGAACCGTTACTGGTGGCGTGTCGATTTCGAGAATGCCTTTGGCGTGGACTTCGACACATGGATTTACGATCCCGTCCTGAATGGTGCGCAAGCTGCCCGCATCGAGAACATTCAGGGCCTTACCGCGTGGGTGTGTTACCGATAATGGTACTCGTCCCGGCCTCTCGGTCTCGGTGATGACGTTTCTGGGCGAAGTGAATCACGCCAACCTGAGTCCGGATGGAAGCCCCGTTGTAGTCACCCGTGTTATGCTTGGTCCAACATGACTGACTTTACATCCATATCGTTCACCACCGCCCCCACCCTCGAAGTCTACGACACGGCCTGGCAGTGGGGTGCGAAGGGGACACCCAACGCGGCAGAAAAGTATGCGCGGGAACTGAAACGGATTCGACCGTCGGGTCGCAGTTTCGACGGGGCGTGGACGTTCCCGTTTCACCATCCGAACGCGCACATCTGGTCCCGATGGCATGGTGAACAGCTCGGCTACCGGGACACTGGCGGCAACCTCTATTTCCGTGACGGCTACGTTCAACGGTTGCGTCAAATGTTTGACCGGTTCGCTGCGCACGGAGCCAAAATCGGGTTTGGGCTGATCTGGCAAAACTCATATCTTCCGGGGGGCGACCCGAACCATGGTGTCGCTGGGCTGATCCACGCCGGCAACGCCGCGGCCTTCGGTCGGCAGGTGATGGACAGGGTCGGCGATCACCCGGCCATCGACCACTGGATTGTGGGCGGTGACGCTGGCTCGAATAACACCGACGCCAACATTGAAGTGTGGCGCACTATGGTGCCAGCCTTCGAGGGCGACGGCCGCCGCATCGTGTACCACTCACCCACCTCCCATGGGTCAGAGTCGGACCCGAACAACACCTACCGCCACCTCAACTATCAGAACGAGGGCGACTGGCTGGACGTGGCTGCATTGGAGACGGGCCATCGCCAGTCGGCGACGATCACCGAACAACAACTCCGCCGTGGTGTAGAGACCTACAACCCGAAGGGCATTGACGTGTGGGCGGGGGAGCCCCGCTACACCGGCTACCTCGGGCCATCCGACAAGTGGCCATACGAGAACTACGGCAAGGACGTGGCAGTCGCTGACGCTAAGGCTGCGCTGAGGGCTGGTGTCACTGGTTACGTGTTCGGAACGTGGGCGCGTTGGACTTGGCAGTATCAGGGTTTCGATCCCGACAATCCGCAAAACTCTTTCTCCGACATTGAGGATGCGGTGCTCGAAGTGTTCGCCTCCGGAGAATCGGAACCAGAACCAGAACCAGAACCGCCAACACCAGAACCGCCAGCACCAGAACCGCCAGCACCAGAACCACCGGCACCCACCCCACCACCAGAGGAACCCATGACAAACTTCACCCCAAATCCAAGTCATTACATCGAGACAGGCCCCTACGAACACAACTGGGGTGGGTACGGATGGCACATGGCTCGCCACCATGCGGCCCACAAGAATGTGACGGTCTACCTCGATCTACTTCCAACTGATTTGAACCGTAACCAATTCAAGGGTGGATGGGAACACCACGACAACAACCATTTCAGTGATCGAGAAATGGTATGGATATGGGAGGCCAATCACCCTCCGGCAACCGACCCCACACCGGATGATCCGGAGCCACCGACGGACGGGATTCCCAAGCTCAAGGTCAGCGAAATCATCGACCGAACTTTGCCGGGTGGACATGATGTACCGAAGCTGGCGTGGGGTCCGCTCGAACAGGCCACGGGTGGCAAGTATTCTGACGTGGGTGAAGGCTGGAAAGACGGTAACCGCACCATCGAATTCCGGTTTGCGATTCTTCCGTCGGTTGACGACGCGATACAACCATCGACGGCCCGCATTGTGTCTAGTCACGCCGCCTTGTACGTGTATGCCGGGGGCACATGGAAGAAAGGCTTTGACGTAAGGCTCGACGGTCTCGGTGAAGGTGCCTACTACGGCAATTCCAGCACACCGGACACCAACCCGTTTCCGTATGGCAAGGGCGGGGTGTTCTGGGATTTCCGCGGTGGACCACACAATGAGTCCGCGGCACCGTGGAAACAGTCGGCGCAGATGATCCACGCATGGGCGGGCAAGCGGTACCAGCCTGACGCCAACGTGACCGCCATGCTCACCGTGCAGCGTTTCCGCCTTGAAGGTGACGACGCTGACCTGTATGTGCAGAACGGCATCGACTACTGGCCACCAGGACAGCATGCGATTGTTGGTGGAGCCGGCATCGGCAACGCCCGTCGCATCACCCGTGATGGCATGTGGGCGTCATGGCTGACCCTGCCTGCCGGGGTACCGCGCGAGACCTACGGGGACTATCTCCGCTGGATGGAAGCGAATCCGTTCCCCGAGTGGATGAACATTGACAATGACGTCACAATCATCGACCCCGATCCGGTACCTATCCCTATACCACCAGACCCCGATCCGGCACCTATCCCTATACCACCAGACCCCGATCCGATACCAGATCCGAGTGTCGTTGAAGTCAATCGGGAAACCATTGCTTCCATTGCGGACAGGCTTGAGGGTCTCGTTCGAGAAATGGATGACCTGCTGTGATTCAGGAAGGACTACCCACCAACGGAAGCCACGTTAATGTGGCCGAACTCCACCCCGAGCTCAAGGCGCGGCTCCGAAAACTATTTGAGATTTGGCAGGGCGACCCTATTCAAATTCGTTCTGGTGCAAGGACATACGAACATCAAAAGCAACTGTGGGATGCGTATGTTGCCCGTGGTAAAACCCACCCGGTCGTAGCCAACCCTGATTTGGGGCTTGGATCAAAGCATCAAGTGCGTCCAGCGTGGTATCAGCACGGCAATCTTCCACAAATGGAGGCGGCATACGCCGTTGATCTCATGTGGACGACAGGATTGCCGTCCCGGCTGGAACAGGTGTCGTTGCATGAGCACGCCCATGAAGTTGGTTTGATGGCCAACGTGCCCTCCGAATGGTGGCATCTTGTCCCCACCCACCACGACCCGTTGTTGGATATTGGTCCCCTCGACGAGAAGGTTCTTAAAGAAGAAATCGTCGCTGTTCGGAAAGATATTCAAATTCTTTATAATCGGGTCGAGCGTCAGCGTAAACAGAATGTGCGCCAAGACCGTCGCATCGCCCGACTTGAGCGGCTCGAATAATTTTTGTGAGTTTCCCTTAAGTCTGTCCCCGCCCTGCCGATAGGTAAGGGCACCCCGCACTCCGTGGGGTCGGAAGGGATAGACATGGATACGGAAACACAGCGAACCTCAGGGTTCGGGGAAGCAATCACGCGACTTCTGGTCGCTGGCGCAGTGGCCGTGGCGCTGTTCTACGTGCTCAACAACGAGCAGGTTGAACCGATCCACGTCGAAGTGCCGGTAAGTATCGAGCAGGCCGCACCCGTGGTCACGACTCCATACGAGGCACCGTCGGTGACGGTGTACGGTGGCCCCGACGTTATCCCGAGCGACGAGTTCGTTCAGGCCCACGTTGAGGCTGGCACGACACGTCAGTTGGTGTCGCGATGACCGTCTACGACTACGAGTATGAGTGCCGTCGGGGGTCGGCTAAATTCAGTTCCGCTTCGGCGATGCTGATAATCATGATCCTTGCGGTGCTCATCGGCGGTGCCGCCAAGGTGTTGGCCGACGACGGTTGCACGCACACGGTGAAGTCGGGTGATTGGCTGTCCAAGATAGCCGTCACCTATGACGCCGACGTGCAGACGTTGGTGAATTGGAACGGGATTACCAACCCCGATTTGATTCATCCCGGCGACAAGCTGGTCGTATGCCGGAAGCAAAGTCTGAGCAGGCCGGTGCTCGTACCTGAACATGCGCAAGCGTGGGCAGATGCGGTCACCGACAATCAGCCAGACTGGGCCGAACCGAACCATGTGCGCTTCCTTGTGGCAGTCGCACAGTTTGAGTCAAGTTGGTGCAACCACCTATGGAATCCTCGTGATGCCGGTTGGGAAAACGGCGTCGAATACCTCGGGTCCTATGGATGTGTGCAGATCAGGGTCCGTGCTGACGGGACTGTTCCCCATCGCAACATCAACCTGTTGCGGGGCGACTTGGG includes these proteins:
- a CDS encoding LysM peptidoglycan-binding domain-containing protein, which produces MTVYDYEYECRRGSAKFSSASAMLIIMILAVLIGGAAKVLADDGCTHTVKSGDWLSKIAVTYDADVQTLVNWNGITNPDLIHPGDKLVVCRKQSLSRPVLVPEHAQAWADAVTDNQPDWAEPNHVRFLVAVAQFESSWCNHLWNPRDAGWENGVEYLGSYGCVQIRVRADGTVPHRNINLLRGDLGAQARAAWKVFGDRHLNGRNPYTAWGPANRTKLYGIKLPPSGDCRGTWNPDQCAEAWLIADTVLA